The region AGTTCGCATCAAAGCTAGTCTTGCAGTAGGATCTTTAAAAGCAGATTTATCTGACTATAAAAATTTAGTAACGAAGTTGAAATTCGAAAAATAACAGACCACCAAAATTATGATAAATCAAAAGTTCTCTGATGTGGTAGAACGCTTTAATGAATTAGGAATTAAGGCTGAAACACAAATAGAAGGTATGCTGTATGCAAAGCCTATTACATATTGGGATTATATTCAGACTGATGCCTTACTTAGTCTTCAAACACAAAGAACAGTATTGCCTGATGAAATGGTATTTATCATGTATCATCAAGTAAACGAATTGCTTTTTAAAATGATATTGTGGGAATTAGATCAAGTTAGTTCTTGTACTGATAATCTGCTTACAGTTGAGTTCTTTAAAGATCGCTTGAATAGGATAAGTCGTTATTTTGACATGTTAACATCTTCTTTTACTATTATGAAAGAGGGTATGGATGTAGAGCAGTATCTTAAGTTTAGAAATACCTTAGCTCCTGCAAGTGGATTTCAAAGTAGTCAATATAGACTGATTGAATTTGGTTGCACAGATTGGATTAATTTGATTGACAAGCGTTTTGTTGGCGATTTACCACAAAATATTTCTGAAAAGGAAGCGTTAGAATATATGTATTGGCAGGCAGCTGGTAAGGATTACGTGACAGGAGAGAAATCATATTTACTTAGAGAGTTTGAAGATAAGTATTGTGAAATATTTGTTAAAGCCATGAAAGATTATGAAAAAACAAATTTATGGCAGAAATTTGTAAAGTTACCCTTAGAGTCTAGATCAGATATTGAATTGATTAATACGATGAGGCATTTTGATAAAACGGTGAATGTTACATGGGTAATGGGGCATTATGAAGCGGCACTGAAGTATTTAGAAAGTAATAAGGGGGAAACTAAAGAAGCTACAGGGGGAAGTGATTGGAAGAAGTATATGTTGCCACAGTATCAGAAGCGCATTTTCTTCCCTGATTTATGGAGTGAGGAAGAGAAAGCTAATTGGGGAAAATAAGGAGAGGAAGTTGTAAATAAAAGATATTTTAGAGTTTTGAAGCATTTTATATATAGTATATTAATCGCTTCTGCACTTTTTTCATGTAAAAAGACAGAAGAGGTTACAATTGAAGAGCAACCAAAAGTTGAACATGCCGAAGAAATAGTTGGAGAACTATATGGTTTTCAACTAAAGGATTATGTTTTGGTAGAAGACACCATTCGCAGTGGAGATAATTTAGGTAAGATTTTTGGAGAGAATAATATTGGTTCTACAGAAGTACTTAATATTGTAACACAAGTAAAAGATACTTTTAATGTTAGAAATATTAGAGTAGGACAACCTTATGCTCTAGTTAAACATAGGAAAGATCAAGAGAAGTTAGCTGCATTTATATACCATCCAAATGTAACAGGATATCAAGTAATTGATTTACGTGATTCTGTTCGAGCTTATACAATTACTTATCCCGTAACTATTAAAAGAAGAACTGTTGCTTCAGAAATAGAAGGTTCGTTATCTGCTAGTCTTGCAAAAGAGGGAGTGGATCAATCTTTAGCAACAAAAATGTCTCAGATTTTTGCTTGGTCTATTGACTTCTTTAAGTTAAAACCTGAAGATAGATTTGCTTTCACAATTGAAGAGAAATATATAAATGATACAGTTTATCTTGGTATTTCAAAAATAGAAGCAGCTTATTTTAGATATAGAGGAAAGGATTTATATTCATTTCCATATAAAAGAGATGGGAGTAAATCAGTAGAATACTTTGATGAAGAAGGAAGACCTATGAAGGCAATGTTTTTGAAAGCACCTTTAAAATTCTTTAGAATTACTTCTAAATATTCTAAAAATAGATTTCATCCTGTTCAGAAAAGATGGAAATCTCACAATGGAACAGATTATGCTGCTCCATCTGGGACACCAATTATGACAACAGCATCTGGAGTTGTAGAAAGAGCTGGATATACCGCAGGAAATGGTAACTTTGTTAAAGTAAAACACAGTGGTTCATATTCTACGCAATATTTGCATATGTCCAAAATACTTGTAAAAGTGGGACAAAGAGTTGATCAAGGACAGACGATAGGTTTAGTTGGAAGTACTGGGTTAGCAACAGGGCCGCATGTTTGTTATAGATTTTGGAAAAATGGAGTGCAGGTTGACCCATTAAGCCAGAATCTTCCAAATTCAGTGCCAATGGAGAAGAGAGATTTACCAGGTTTTAAAGCCTATATTAATCCACTAAAAGCTGAGTTAGATAAAGTGTTAAACGAAAAATTTCTAGGAGAATAAAGAACGGAGATGCAATGTTAGATAGTATAAATCCTTCTGGTACTTTGGCTTGGAAAAAGCTTAGAGCACATTTTGCACAAATGGAGTTTGTGCAAATGCAAGATCTTTTTGCTGAAGATTCGGATAGAGCAGAAAAAATGCATATTCAATGGAATGATTTTTTATTAGATTATTCTAAGAATAAAGTGACAGATGAAACGATGAATCTGTTGTTCGAACTTGCTAATGAATTAAAGCTTAAGGAGGCTATTCAGGCAATGTTTAAAGGTGAAGTCATCAACGCTACGGAAAAGAGAGCAGTATTGCATACAGCATTAAGAGACCTTTCTTCTACATCTAGTTTAGAAGTAGAAGGTGAATTCGTAATGTCTGATATAGTAAATACTCGAGAACGTATTAAGGATTTTACATCCAATGTTTTAAAAGGACAGTATGTGTCTTTTTCGGGTAAGAGATTTACAGATGTTATAAATATAGGCATCGGAGGTTCGGACTTAGGACCTAAGATGGTTGTTCATGCTTTAGCAAATTATCGCAATGATTTAGGGATGCATTATATCTCAAATGTTGATGATGATTATTTACAATCTGTATTGAAAAAGTTAAACCCTGAAACTACTTTAGTTTTAATTGTATCTAAAACTTTTACTACTCAAGAAACTATCGAAAATGCTAAGAAGGTTAAGTATTGGTTAGAGGATAGTTTAGGTGCTGTTGATTTGAGTAATCATTATGTTGGGGTATCTGCTGCAATAGAAGAAGCTATGAGTTTTGGCTTAAAGCGTGAAAATATTTATCCAATGTGGGATTTTGTAGGAGGACGTTTTTCTTTATGGAGCGCTGTAGGTATTTCTATTGCTTTGGCAGTTGGTTATGATAATTTTGAAATGCTTTTAGAAGGTGCATATTCAATGGATCGTCATTTTATTGAGGCAGATTTTAGTAATAATATACCTGTAGTATTAGCTTTGTTGAGTGTCTGGTATAATAACTTTTATTGCTATGAGACTGAAGCTGTTGTTCCGTATAGTCAATTACTTGGTAAGCTTCCTGCTCATCTACAACAGATGATTATGGAAAGTAACGGTAAGAATAAAGATAGAAATGGCGATCCTGTTAATTATCAGACAGGTACATTAATATGGGGAGAAGTAGGTGTTTCAGCACAACATGCTTTTTTTCAGTTATTTCATCAGGGTACCAAAGTGATACCAATAGACTTTATTGGTTTTGTTAATCCTCATTTTAAAGAAAGTACTAATCACGATATTTTAATGTCTAACTTTTTTGGGCAAAGTGAGGCTTTATTAAAGGGAAAGGTAGGAGAACAATATGATAGTGATGGAGGTCCTTTTTTAAGTAATTTTAGAGAGTTTTGTGGAAATAAACCTTCTAATACGTTATTAATTCAGAAGTTGACACCTAAATCTCTAGGGGAATTGATCGCATTATATGAACATAAAACATTTGTACAAGGTGTAATTTGGAATATTTTTAGCTTCGATCAGTTCGGTGTAGAGTACGGAAAGATTTTGGCAAAGAATATACAAAACGAAATTAAAACAAAAAATATTTGCGAACATGATAGTTCTACTGAGTTTTTGTTGCGTTATTTTGTGAAAAACAGAATAGTAGAATAAGTCTAAATAGTGGTTAAACGTTAATTTTAATGTTTTGGTAACATTGCGAATATATGTTTTTGTACATTTGTCGCGAAAATAATTTTATCACTTACACTTACAAAATGAAAAACTTGAAGAACTGGATGCTAATGATGGTAATGATATTTACCTCAGTATCCGCATTTTCACAGAACAAAATCACTGGTATTGTTGTAGATGGAGAATTCCAATCGGGATTACCTGGTGCAACTGTGATATTGAAAGGAACTCAGAATGGTACATCATCTGATACAGATGGTAAGTTCGAATTGAGTGTTTCTGGGGATAAAGGAGAAGTAGTTATCTCTTTTATCGGATATCAAACTAAAACTGTAGCTTTCACAGTTGGCGCTGACAAGAAAGCTGATCTTGGTACTGTAGTACTTGCTGCAGACGAGAGCATGTTAGATGACATCGTTATTATGGGTGTGGCTGACGTAGCTAAAGATCGTAAAACTCCAGTAGCCGTTTCTACAATCAAGGCAGCTGAAATTCAAGAAAAACTTGGTTCTCAAGAATTTCCTGAAATTTTAAACACAACGCCATCTGTTTATGCTTCAAAAGCAGGAGGTGGATTTGGAGATTCAACTATTAATATCCGTGGTTTTGATCAAAGAAACATCGCTGTATTAATTAACGGTATGCCTGTTAATGATATGGAAGGTGGAGCTGTTTATTGGTCTAACTGGGCTGGTTTATCAGATGTTACGTCTGCTATGCAAGTTCAACGTGGATTAGGATCTTCTAAAATTGCTATTTCTTCTGTAGGAGGAACAATCAATGTATTAACACGTACAGCTGATGCAAGAGAAGGAGGTTCTGTTATGGCAAGTGTGGGTAATGACAATTACTTTAAAGGCTTAGCATCTTATAATACTGGAGTTTTGGAGAATGGTTTCTCTGCTTCTGTTTTAATGAGTTATAATAGAGGGAATGGTTATGTTGAAGGAACTGATTTCGAAGCAGTAAGCTATTTCTTAGGTTTAGGATACCGTTCTAAAGATAGCCGTCACAACTTACAGTTTACTTTTACTGGAGCTAGTCAAGATCACAGACAACGTTCTACAATGACTACTATTGATGATATGTATAAGTACAATAATGGTGAGATTAATAGAAAGTGGAATGTTGATTATGGTCAATATCAAGGAGAGGGATACAACTGGAGATCTAATTTCTACAACAAACCAGTAATGTCTTTAAACTGGGATTTCAATATAAACGAAATGTTTAAGTTCTCAACAGTAGTTTATGGTTCTTGGGGCCGTGGTGGAGGTACTGGAACACTTGGTAAGATTGGTAAATTTGGTGACCGTGATAGTAATCTTAGAGATGCTCAAGGACACGTAAGATATGATGATATTGAACGCTATAACACTGGACAAAATGTAGCAGGTTGGGGAGCTTTAAAACCTCAAGGTACAGGAGATTATCAAGGACAATATATTACTGATAGAAGTAATGGTTTTGCTCAAAGAGCAAGTATTAACTCTCATGATTGGTATGGTACAGTTATGAACTTAAATGCTAAAGTAAATGAGAATTGGACATTTGATATAGGTCTAGATGCTCGTTTGTATAAAGGTTACCATTTCCAAAACTTAGTTAATCTTTATGGAGCTAATGGTTATGCTGATACTAATGATTTTAACTATGGTAATGCTCAAACTGAAGCAAGTAGAAGACATGTCGTTTCTGAAACGTATAATGCTAAATCTTCATTAAATCCATGGGTTAATTGGAATGATAGAGAAAAGGTTGGTTATAATAATGATGGTGATGTAAAATGGTTAGGTGGTTTTGGACAAGTAGAGTACTCTAAAGATAACTTAACAGTTTTTGCACAAGGATCTATCTCTAATCAATGGTTTCAACGTGTAGATTATATGAAATATGATAGACGTACTGAAGCTGGACAGGATAAGTATAAATCTGGTTATAAAAGTTTAGTTGGTGGTAGTATTAAAGGGGGGCTTAACTATAACATTAATGAAAACCACAATGTTTTTGGTAATGCTGGATATTTCTCACGTCAACCATTCATGAATAATGGTGTTTATATCAATAATAGTAATGATATGAATCCTAATTTACAAAACGAAAAGATCTTAGGTTTTGAATTAGGTTATGGTCTTCGTTTAACTGGATTTAAAGCTAATGTGAATGTTTATAGAACATCGTGGAAAGATAGAATTATCAGAACTACTGCTAATGATGTTTATAAGGATAAGAATAACATAGTCGATGCTTATGCTAATTTATATGGAGTTGAACAGTTACACCAAGGTTTTGAATTTGATTTTATTGCTAATCCAGTTAGTCGCTTAGATATCACTGGGTCTTTATCTTGGGGAGATTGGAAATATAAAGGTAACGTTACTGCAGATTATCAAAACTTACAAGATAACAACCCTATCTTAGTGGATCCTAATAATCCAAGTAGTGGATTTATGACAAGTAAATTATATTTAGATGGTGTTAAAGTAGGAGATGCTCCTCAATTTATAATTAATTTAGGGGCTGCTTATGAAATTGTACCAGGATTAAAAATAGATGGTAACTACCGTTTTAATGATAAGTATTATGGTTTAATAAACCCTCAAGACTTTTCTAAAGAAGGAAATGCAGGAGCTGTAAAATTACCATCATTTAACTTGTTTGATGCTGGATTATCTTACAAAATGGAAGTTGGAAAAGGTAAGAAAAATTCTGTATCTATGCGTGTGAATGTTAATAACGTATTTGATACTACTTATGTTACTGCATCAAGAACTAATATTCATGCTACAGAAACTAGTACAACTTGGAAAGGTTTAGACACTAGAAATGAAGTATATTTTGGTGTTGGAAGAACTTGGAATGCTACTTTACGTTATAACTTCTAACAGTTATACAAAAATATATCACAAAAAAGGAGATCGTCTACGGTCTCCTTTTTTTATTGTGTAATTTTAGGGTTATAATAAAAAGATAAGTTATGCGCATTAATAAATTTGGTAAATCAGACTTGTACGTTCCACAACTGTCTTTTGGCGGTAATGTATTTGGATGGACATTAGATGAGAAAGATTCTTTTAAGATGTTAGACGAACTTTATGACAATGGTCTGACATTTATAGATACTGCCAACAACTATTCTTATTGGGCTCCTGGTAATGTTGGAGGTGAATCAGAGGCAATTATAGGTAAGTGGTTTAAAGAGCATAAGAAACGTCATGATATTGTGCTATCTACTAAAGTAGGAGGGAGTATGAATGAAGTTAGTCGTGGCTTATCTAAAGAACAGATTGTTCAAGGTGTAGACGCTTCTTTGAGACGATTGAATACAGATTATATTGATGTTTATTTTTCTCATCATGATGACCTAGAGACTAATCAAGAAGAAACTATGGAGTCTTTTAATGATTTAGTAAAGGCTGGTAAAGTACGTTATTTAGGAGCATCTAACTTAGAAGCAGATCGCATTAGCAGTAGTAATGCTCTTGCGAAAGAAAAGGGATGGGCTGAGTATATCGCTATACAACCTCTTTATAACCTATATGATCGTGTTAAGTATGAACAGGAGTACTTGCCCCTAGTTGAGAAAGAAAACCTTGCTGTAATGAGTTATTTTGCATTAGCTAGTGGTTTCTTAAGTGGTAAGTATAGAAGTTTAGAAGATATAGAGGGAAGTTCTCGTAAAGATATGGTGAAGGGATATATAAACGAACGTGGTATCACTATTCTTAATCAATGTGATGCAATAGCAAAACAGCATAATGCAACAATAGCAGAAGTAGCGATAACTTGGCAATTACACAAACCAACTATTAGCACACCTATTGTGAGTGCTACATCTAGCACTCAATTAAAAAGCTTAGTCCGTTCTATGGAGATTAAGTTGTCTGTAGAAGAAGTGGCTCTACTTGATAAGGCAAGTGTATACTAGGAAATAGAAATTTTATTCTAAAAATTGAAAAAGGCAGACTCAATATGAAGTCTGCCTTTTTCAATTTTTAGAATTGTATAAGCTCGAATGTTGTACTTTTCTTACGTTGTAGACCTAAGTAGTAATGATCTCCTTTTCTAAAGATCATTGAATAGTTAGTTTTTATCTTGTTATCAGCGATGTAATTGCGTATTTCATCGACTTTATTTGTTGCTACTGCAGCCGTCGGATTATGTTTTAACTCCTTGTCTAATGCGCTATATGCCAGGATGGTCTGTGTACCTCCGTAAGCGTTTAGGTTATCTCCACCTATTGACGTTATGGCCATTTCAATAGCTGTTCCGACTAATGCTCCTATCAATCCATATTGACCATATACAGGTTGGTTTTTGTTCAGGATTGTTGCTCCACCGTAACACACGGTGTAACCATTAGCATTAGGAAATAAAGATAAACCATTCATACTAGAACGGTAACTCCTGTTGAGAAACTGACTTGTTTTTGTAATGGTTTTAGCTCTATTAAGATTATTGTCAACAGCTTGATAAATCTCTCCATTTAAGAAACTAATATCTTGTGCTTTATCAATTCTAAACTTTTGTATTAGATCACCACTCAGATAGTTGATATTAATATTTATAAAATCTTTCGTATAGCATATTTGGGCAATTTTATCTTCTAGTAAGAACGAATTAGATTTAATACTCAAGTAGTCTTTATTTTCAGTATTTTGATTAAATATACTACTACTTGCTTGTTTACTTTTCAAGTCAATAAACAGCAAAACTGTTCTTCTGTCAGAATTATCTAAGGTAATGTACACTGCTTTATTGCGGATGTATACTTTTCTTTTAGCACTGGCAGTCGTTATTGCACTAGGAAGCTCTTCTCTTATTTTTAGAATATTAAGAGGTCCTTTAGTTGATTCAAGACCTTGAAGTGCTTGATGTAGTGTAGTTAAGTTATCCTCATTATCATAGAATTTGTTTCTGTCTAAATCTATTTGTGAGTCACTAAGTTGTTCTAATAGAGAGTTGTACTCTATTATTCTAATAGAGTTTGTGTTTTTTAAACTTGTGATGACATAAAACATACCGTCAACGCCCAAACTTGTAACGATATTTTCATCTTTAAGATCGAACACGATATTGTTGATTATTGGCTTTGTTTTTGAGTTGAAATCATATGACATTGAAGTCAACTCTTTTCCATTTCTCTCTAACCAATACAGCGTTGGATTAAGGTTAGTATCTGTAGTATGTCCCACGAGTAGCTTTTTTTTAGCATCGAAGTCTTCTGCTATAGTACTTACTACATTAAATGAAGCATCTGTCTTATGTGCCTCTATATGAGAATTAGTCATCACGAAAAAGAAGTTATTGTCTTTTTCTTCAAACTGATACGTATCTTCAATATTGGTGATAAATGTATTTATTTTTGCACTAGGTGTTTGTGCTAATAAGTTGGATACACCACTTACGATGAGTAGTAATGCTACATTTATAAATTTCATATTTTGTGTTTTTAAGGTAGGCATAAAGTTAGACCTTAATTTTAGTTTAGTTATGGTGTTTATTCAAAAAGAGATGTAATAAAAAGGGTAGCCCCTAAATAGATAACGTCTTTTATTTTAAATTGAAGGAATGATTTGATAGTAGATTGAAGGTGATACATTAAGCTAGCTTTTTAGTCAGAGCTGTATTCTTTCCTTAATTGACTAATTTTGTTGACTATTAGCGTGCTTAGGTTTCTTATAAAAAAGGTAAACTTTATACATAACATATAGGTAGATTAGTAATGCTATTAATGAGAAGAAATGAATAATATTTACTAGTAGGGAATTGGGTGTAAGTATATCAGTTGCATTGTATCCTTCTATGTTTAAGTCTAAAAGAAGTATTATTGCGAAGGTATAGAACAACGGTTTAAATATTCCAATGTAAAATTTGTTGAGAATAGTTATAGATGTAGTTTTAAAGTTAGTTAAAAGCTTTATAACTATATATATTCCAAGAAAAAACACACATAGTTGTATTACTAACCTTAGTTCTGTATCAATGTCAAGAATATAAGTAGCACCAGTGTCTAAATCAACATAAACATTGATTATTTTGCCTACTTGATAGAAGTTATAGTCGTTGTCATTAGTATAATAATATAGTGTTCCTTCTTCAGAACTCAGTCTAATCGTATAGGGCTGATTACTGTAGTAAATGCTTCCTGGTTCTATATCCATAATCATAGCAGGTACTTTGTCATAAGTAATCATAGCAGTGGTGAATTGTCTCAAAGTATAATCTGCATTATCAGACTTGTTGACTCTATCCTCTGAGGATTGCTTATATGGGAAAAAAGCAACAATTATAATTATTATTAGTATTAAAGTCGGAAAGTATTGTGTTATTTTCTTATTCATTTCGTAATGATATAATTATTTTTTTAACACTTAAAGATACTCTTTTTAATAATTAATGATCAAAAAAAAAGACCACTGAATGGAATCAGTGGTCTTTTCTATTATGCTGTAAGCTGTGATTAGTTAATCGTAGCTCCGTTTTTTACATTTTCTTCGTCAGGATTAACGAATACTAATTTACCATTTTGGTCTTCTGTCATCAGGATCATTCCTTCACTTTCAACACCTCTTAAGGCACGTGGAGCAAGGTTAGCTAATACAGTTACTCTTTTACCGATGATATCTTCTGGTTTAAAGTGTTCTGCGATACCAGATACGATTGTACGAACATCCATACCAGTATCCACTTTTAATACTAAAAGCTTATTTGCCTTAGGCATTTTCTCAGCTTCTACGATAGTACCAACACGTAAGTCAAGTTTAGCAAAATCGTCGTAAGTCGAAGTCTCTTTTTGAGGCTCTACTACTCTTGCAGCAGCAGCGTTCTCTTTTTTAGAAGCTTCTAATTTATCTAATTGTTTTTGTACTTCCTCGTCTTCTATCTTAGCGAATAATAATTCAGCTTGTCCGATAGTGTGTCCAGCAGGTAGTAATACTTTATCTTGAGAGATAGTACCCCAAGTAATAGTAGTCTCTATCTTAAGAATAGACTTTAATTTATCAGCTGTGAAAGGCAAGAATGGCTCAGCAAGTGTGCTTAACGCAGCCGCGATTTGAAGCGCTACATACATCTGCGTTTTTACTCTTTCTGGATTCTCTTTGATTAGCTTCCAAGGCTCTTCGTCTGCTAAGTATTTGTTCCCTAAACGAGCTACATTCATCATTTCTGCTAATGCCTCTCTAAATCTGTAACGATCTACTGAATTTTCGATCACAATTGGATATGCTCTTAATTCTGTCAATGTAGCGATATCAACCTCTGAGAATTCATTTGGCTGAGGGATTACTCCTTCATAGTATTTGTTAGTTAATACTACCACACGGTTGATAAAGTTACCGAAGATAGCTACTAACTCATTGTTATTTCTAGCTTGGAAGTCTTTCCAAGTGAAATCATTGTCTTTTGTTTCTGGAGCATTAGAAGTCAAGGCATAACGCAATACATCTTGTTTACCTGGGAAATCTTCTAAGTACTCATGTAACCATACTGCCCAGTTTTTAGACGTAGAAAGTTTGTTTCCTTCTAAGTTTAAGAACTCATTTGCAGGTACGTTATCAGGTAGGATATAACTACCTTCCGCTTTTAACATCGCAGGGAAAATCACACAGTGGAACACGATGTTATCCTTACCGATGAAGTGTACTAATTTAGTATCATCAGATTTCCAATATGGTTCCCAATCTTTCCCTTCTCTTGCAGCCCATTCTTTAGTAGAAGAGATGTATCCGATAGGAGCGTCAAACCAAACATAAAGTACTTTACCTTCTGCACCCTCTACTGGTACTGGGATACCCCAATCCAAGTCACGAGTTACAGCACGTGGTTTAAGTCCGTCATCTAACCAAGATTTTACTTGACCATATACGTTAGGTTTCCAGTCATTTTTATGACCTTCTAAAATCCACTCACGTAAGAAAGTATCATATTGATCTAATGGTAAGAACCAGTGTTTAGTAGACTTTAATATAGGTTTAGTCCCTGTGATAGTTGACTTAGGATTGATTAAATCCGTAGCGTTTAATGATGTACCACATTTCTCACATTGGTCACCATACGCTTCTTCGTTACCACATTTAGGACAAGTACCAGTCACGAAACGGTCAGCTAAGAACTGATCTGCTTTCGCATCATATAATTGTTCTGTTACTTCTTCGATAAACTTCCCTTCAGCATATAACTTCTTAAAGAACTCAGATGCTGTCTGGTGGTGAATAGATGATGAAGTACGTGAGTAATTATCTAATGAAATACCGAAATCCATAAAAGACTGCTTGATAATACCATTGTATTTATCAATTACTTGTTGAGGACTAATTCCCTCTTTTTTAGCTTTCATAGAAATAGCTACTCCATGCTCATCACTTCCACATATAAAAGCTACGTCTTTTCCTTGCAAACGCAAGAATCTTGCATAAATATCAGCAGGTACATATACACCAGCTAAGTGCCCGATATGGATAGGTCCATTCGTGTACGGTAAGGCTGCTGTAATAGTATATCTTTTAGGTTCTTGTATCATATATCAATTACTGTTAATCTCAAACTAATTTGTAATATGCAAAAATAAACAATACTAATGGAATACTGTTATTTATTTTTCACCTAGTATATAGTCTGTCGAAGTACCCAATCAGCACATCAATTATCCTGAATCCATGTACTGTTGAAGAATGAAACATCTCACACGTAACTCGACACAGTAACTATCATCTATATTGCCTATTATAATGTGATTCTTCCTTGCGTCAGGATGACAAGTTTTGTGTGAAATGTATAACGTATATCATGTCTCATCAGCATATAACATAACCACAATCCATGTCCTGCTGAAGAATGAAGCATCTCACGCGTAACTCGACACATTAACTATCATCTATATTACCTAATATAACAGGATCCTTCTCATATACTCTGTCAGGAGGACATAGCATGGGGGAATATTGTAACCATAATCCTTGTCATGCTGAAGAATGAAGCATCTCACGCGTAACTTGATACAGTAACCACAATCTATTATCGTAACAAGAAAACATCATTTGATGTTTTATGCGGGCGTATAGTTATACGCCCCTACACCTAGATGACGCCAAACAATGCTTTATACATATCACCTAATGTCGTAGGTACACATTCCTAACTCCTAATTTGAAATTCGTAATTAATTATCACTGATATCAGGAACCTCTAAGATTGAGCGTACTCCCTCAAATACTCCTTCATTAGTTTGGTAACTTTGTACGGTAGGTTTAGAGTCTTTAGGCTGTTTGATTTCTGCCATAACTTAAGTTTTTTTGTTTTTTCGTGATTTTGGTTTTTTGCTGGGGCGAATGGCTATTCACCCGTACCATTCCTGTTTTCTAATATATAAAAATCAGCATACCAAGTACATAAGTAATGAAAAATAGTTATAGGCTGTTCAGCCCTTAGTCACTCTGCCTTGATGGCTGAATGCGAATTAATTAGAAACTAAAAGCGCTAAAAAACCTTTCGTTTTTAGACAGATTTCGTCTTATACTGTGAGAAAGTAGAGAGGATGAAGTTATCCAGTTTAAGAAGAGTAGAAGAAGTATAACAGGAGTATTATTAGGCAGAAATTCTATTAGCCTATTATTCTCCTAGAATAGTCCTAGAATAGTCCTAGAACTGTCCTAGAATTCGATAACATATTCCGAATTTGTTGGGGTTAAAGGTGGTATTAGAGGTTAGGCGTTGTATGTGTTTTTTTATTAAGATGCTGAAT is a window of Myroides oncorhynchi DNA encoding:
- a CDS encoding TonB-dependent receptor; this encodes MKNLKNWMLMMVMIFTSVSAFSQNKITGIVVDGEFQSGLPGATVILKGTQNGTSSDTDGKFELSVSGDKGEVVISFIGYQTKTVAFTVGADKKADLGTVVLAADESMLDDIVIMGVADVAKDRKTPVAVSTIKAAEIQEKLGSQEFPEILNTTPSVYASKAGGGFGDSTINIRGFDQRNIAVLINGMPVNDMEGGAVYWSNWAGLSDVTSAMQVQRGLGSSKIAISSVGGTINVLTRTADAREGGSVMASVGNDNYFKGLASYNTGVLENGFSASVLMSYNRGNGYVEGTDFEAVSYFLGLGYRSKDSRHNLQFTFTGASQDHRQRSTMTTIDDMYKYNNGEINRKWNVDYGQYQGEGYNWRSNFYNKPVMSLNWDFNINEMFKFSTVVYGSWGRGGGTGTLGKIGKFGDRDSNLRDAQGHVRYDDIERYNTGQNVAGWGALKPQGTGDYQGQYITDRSNGFAQRASINSHDWYGTVMNLNAKVNENWTFDIGLDARLYKGYHFQNLVNLYGANGYADTNDFNYGNAQTEASRRHVVSETYNAKSSLNPWVNWNDREKVGYNNDGDVKWLGGFGQVEYSKDNLTVFAQGSISNQWFQRVDYMKYDRRTEAGQDKYKSGYKSLVGGSIKGGLNYNINENHNVFGNAGYFSRQPFMNNGVYINNSNDMNPNLQNEKILGFELGYGLRLTGFKANVNVYRTSWKDRIIRTTANDVYKDKNNIVDAYANLYGVEQLHQGFEFDFIANPVSRLDITGSLSWGDWKYKGNVTADYQNLQDNNPILVDPNNPSSGFMTSKLYLDGVKVGDAPQFIINLGAAYEIVPGLKIDGNYRFNDKYYGLINPQDFSKEGNAGAVKLPSFNLFDAGLSYKMEVGKGKKNSVSMRVNVNNVFDTTYVTASRTNIHATETSTTWKGLDTRNEVYFGVGRTWNATLRYNF
- a CDS encoding M23 family metallopeptidase, which encodes MKHFIYSILIASALFSCKKTEEVTIEEQPKVEHAEEIVGELYGFQLKDYVLVEDTIRSGDNLGKIFGENNIGSTEVLNIVTQVKDTFNVRNIRVGQPYALVKHRKDQEKLAAFIYHPNVTGYQVIDLRDSVRAYTITYPVTIKRRTVASEIEGSLSASLAKEGVDQSLATKMSQIFAWSIDFFKLKPEDRFAFTIEEKYINDTVYLGISKIEAAYFRYRGKDLYSFPYKRDGSKSVEYFDEEGRPMKAMFLKAPLKFFRITSKYSKNRFHPVQKRWKSHNGTDYAAPSGTPIMTTASGVVERAGYTAGNGNFVKVKHSGSYSTQYLHMSKILVKVGQRVDQGQTIGLVGSTGLATGPHVCYRFWKNGVQVDPLSQNLPNSVPMEKRDLPGFKAYINPLKAELDKVLNEKFLGE
- the pgi gene encoding glucose-6-phosphate isomerase, with amino-acid sequence MLDSINPSGTLAWKKLRAHFAQMEFVQMQDLFAEDSDRAEKMHIQWNDFLLDYSKNKVTDETMNLLFELANELKLKEAIQAMFKGEVINATEKRAVLHTALRDLSSTSSLEVEGEFVMSDIVNTRERIKDFTSNVLKGQYVSFSGKRFTDVINIGIGGSDLGPKMVVHALANYRNDLGMHYISNVDDDYLQSVLKKLNPETTLVLIVSKTFTTQETIENAKKVKYWLEDSLGAVDLSNHYVGVSAAIEEAMSFGLKRENIYPMWDFVGGRFSLWSAVGISIALAVGYDNFEMLLEGAYSMDRHFIEADFSNNIPVVLALLSVWYNNFYCYETEAVVPYSQLLGKLPAHLQQMIMESNGKNKDRNGDPVNYQTGTLIWGEVGVSAQHAFFQLFHQGTKVIPIDFIGFVNPHFKESTNHDILMSNFFGQSEALLKGKVGEQYDSDGGPFLSNFREFCGNKPSNTLLIQKLTPKSLGELIALYEHKTFVQGVIWNIFSFDQFGVEYGKILAKNIQNEIKTKNICEHDSSTEFLLRYFVKNRIVE
- a CDS encoding tryptophan 2,3-dioxygenase family protein encodes the protein MINQKFSDVVERFNELGIKAETQIEGMLYAKPITYWDYIQTDALLSLQTQRTVLPDEMVFIMYHQVNELLFKMILWELDQVSSCTDNLLTVEFFKDRLNRISRYFDMLTSSFTIMKEGMDVEQYLKFRNTLAPASGFQSSQYRLIEFGCTDWINLIDKRFVGDLPQNISEKEALEYMYWQAAGKDYVTGEKSYLLREFEDKYCEIFVKAMKDYEKTNLWQKFVKLPLESRSDIELINTMRHFDKTVNVTWVMGHYEAALKYLESNKGETKEATGGSDWKKYMLPQYQKRIFFPDLWSEEEKANWGK